Proteins from a genomic interval of Scophthalmus maximus strain ysfricsl-2021 chromosome 22, ASM2237912v1, whole genome shotgun sequence:
- the LOC118291638 gene encoding tumor necrosis factor receptor superfamily member 6B, with product MYSTMLLPVMMMMMMMPPPSPALTFLETDPATGARLECDSCAPGTYLRASCTPTQRSVCATCPPGSYTERWNYIRKCLRCGVCGHNQVVVSACAADRDCQCECKAGFHGRGRYDVCMRHSQCPSGQGVLTRGTAEEDTVCQVCPNGTFSDAVSSVQNCTEHRGCAAAAGLQLLLRGCTWHDSVCVSCTELREGGSYLREILPAFFVHHKTTTRRLRRVVHNLPTEDGKKQTGLSALGVEELNARLSAWVASAGERQIRQLPEVLSKIGAQNAGERLQSKLQRIDSHLNKLCGALGNEVDGV from the exons ATGTACTCCACG ATGCTCCTgccggtgatgatgatgatgatgatgatgccgcCGCCGTCGCCCGCGCTCACCTTCTTGGAGACGGACCCGGCCACCGGCGCGCGGCTGGAGTGCGACAGCTGCGCGCCGGGCACCTACCTGCGCGCCAGCTGCACGCCGACGCAGCGCAGCGTGTGCGCCACGTGCCCGCCGGGCTCGTACACGGAGCGGTGGAACTACATCCGGAAGTGCCTGCGCTGCGGCGTGTGCGGCCACAACCAGGTGGTTGTGTCCGCGTGCGCCGCGGACCGCGACTGCCAGTGCGAGTGTAAGGCGGGATTCCACGGCAGGGGGCGCTACGACGTGTGCATGCGCCACAGCCAGTGTCCGTCCGGACAGGGGGTGCTGACAAGAG GTACGGCCGAGGAGGACACCGTCTGCCAGGTCTGTCCCAACGGCACCTTCTCCGACGCCGTCTCGTCCGTCCAGAACTGCACGGAGCACCGGggctgcgccgccgccgccgggctgcagctgctgctgaggggCTGCACCTGGCACGACAGCGTGTGCGTCAGCTGCACGGAGCTCAGAG aagGAGGCAGCTACCTCCGAGAAATCCTCCCAGCTTTCTTCGTCCACCACAAAACGACGACCAGGCGGCTGCGACGGGTCGTGCACAACCTCCCCACCGAGGACGGCAAGAAGCAGACCGGGCTGTCGGCGCTCGGCGTCGAGGAGCTCAACGCCCGGCTCAGCGCCTGGGTGGCCTCCGCCGGCGAGAGGCAGATCCGGCAGCTTCCGGAGGTGCTGTCAAAAATAGGGGCGCAGAACGCCGGCGAGCGGCTGCAGAGCAAGCTGCAGAGGATCGACTCGCACCTGAACAAGCTGTGCGGCGCCTTGGGGAACGAGGTGGACGGCGTTTAA